A portion of the Bacteroides faecium genome contains these proteins:
- a CDS encoding aldose 1-epimerase family protein, producing the protein MKTISNEQLTIQVSPHGAELCSIFANGKEYLWQANPAFWKRHSPVLFPIVGSVWENEYRNEGIPYVLTQHGFARDMEFTLVSEKENEVCYRLTSNEETLQKYPFPFCLEIGYRIHGKQIEVIWKVKNTGDKEMYFQIGAHPAFYWPDFDAATSERGFFGFDKKDDLKYILISEKGCADPSTEYALELADGLLPLDIHSFDKDALILEGEQIHKVTLYNKEKRAYLSLHFDAPVVGLWSPPAKNAPFVCIEPWYGRCDRAHYTGEYKDKDWMQHLQPDDVFKGGYTIEINE; encoded by the coding sequence ATGAAAACAATATCCAACGAACAACTTACGATTCAAGTATCTCCGCATGGAGCTGAACTTTGCAGTATCTTTGCCAATGGAAAAGAATATCTGTGGCAAGCCAATCCTGCATTTTGGAAACGCCACTCCCCTGTCCTGTTCCCTATTGTAGGAAGTGTGTGGGAGAATGAGTATCGCAATGAAGGTATTCCTTATGTACTTACCCAGCATGGTTTTGCCCGCGACATGGAATTCACGCTTGTTTCTGAAAAAGAAAACGAAGTATGTTATCGTCTTACCAGCAATGAAGAGACGTTGCAGAAATATCCGTTTCCATTCTGTCTGGAAATAGGTTACCGTATTCATGGGAAGCAAATTGAAGTGATATGGAAAGTAAAGAATACGGGTGACAAAGAAATGTATTTTCAGATTGGTGCTCATCCTGCTTTCTATTGGCCGGACTTTGATGCCGCCACTTCGGAAAGAGGGTTCTTCGGATTTGATAAGAAAGACGACTTGAAATATATTCTTATCTCTGAAAAGGGATGTGCAGACCCTTCTACTGAATATGCGTTAGAGTTGGCGGATGGATTGTTGCCACTTGATATACATAGCTTTGATAAAGATGCTTTGATATTGGAAGGTGAACAGATTCATAAAGTCACCTTATATAATAAGGAGAAGAGAGCTTATCTAAGCCTGCATTTTGATGCTCCGGTAGTAGGGCTTTGGTCGCCGCCCGCAAAGAATGCTCCTTTCGTATGCATCGAACCCTGGTATGGGCGTTGCGACCGTGCACACTATACAGGGGAATACAAAGATAAAGACTGGATGCAGCATTTACAGCCGGATGACGTATTCAAAGGGGGATATACGATTGAAATAAATGAGTAA
- a CDS encoding SusC/RagA family TonB-linked outer membrane protein: protein MKNKKLLCSVCFLFAFMSALWGQSITVKGNVTSKTDGQPIIGASVIETTATTNGTITDFDGNFTLSVPAHSTLKISYIGYKPVTVKAAASIRVLLEEDTQMVDEVVVTGYTTQRKADLTGAVSVVKVDDIQKQGENNPVKALQGRVPGMNITTDGNPSGSATVRIRGIGTLNNNDPLYIVDGVPTKSGMHELNGNDIESIQVLKDAASASIYGSRAANGVIIITTKQGKKGQIKVNFDASVSASMYQTKLEMMNTEQYGRTLWQANVNSGKNPNANPIGYNYNWGYDSNGTPVLHGMSLPKFIDSENTIAVGDTDWFDEITRTGFIQQYNLSISNGTERGNYFFSLGYYKNDGLIKYTNFDRISARMNADFKVIGDLLTIGENFTLNRTTEVQAPGNLLSDAMISLPMIPVHTVDGKGWGGPNKSMPDRQNIARVLHDNKDNRYTYWRIFGNAYANLHPFKGFNIRTNFGLDYAQKYQRNFVLPYKNGVLENSTNGVTMKQEHFTKWMWNAIATYELEVGKHRGDVMGGMELNREDDIDLASYREDFAVIDPNYMYPSAGTGLAQATGGAGGFSLVSFFGKLNYSYDEKYLASFTIRRDGSSRFGKNNKYANFPSVSVGWRISQEAFMEKTRSVVDDLKIRFAWGQTGNQEIENNGRFSLYNSNYGTGEPPTYGTAYDIIGNNGGLILPSGFKRDQLANDDLKWETTTQTNVGIDFTLFNQSLYGSAEYFYKKTTDILLKPSYIAVLGEGGAHWRNAGSMENKGFEINLGYRNKTRFGLSYDISANLGSYRNKVLFVPAEVASTGDFGGDGAMNIIGHAYQMRAGYIADGIFKTQEEVDNHADQTGKGIGRIRYRDVDGNGVIDQNDRTWIGNPNPDFTYGINIYLEYKNFDFTMFWQGVQGVDVVNDVKKNTDFWSVGDMNANRGTRLLNAWSPSNPSSTIPALSVDDLNDEKRFSSYFVENGSYLKLRNLQLGYTLPAAISKKICMERLRFYFSAQNLLTIKSKNFTGLDPEDKDKGFAYPIPMNLTFGFNIGF, encoded by the coding sequence ATGAAGAACAAAAAACTTCTTTGCAGCGTTTGTTTCCTGTTTGCTTTCATGTCAGCCCTTTGGGGGCAAAGCATAACGGTGAAGGGAAACGTTACTTCCAAAACGGACGGACAGCCGATTATCGGGGCCTCTGTTATTGAAACTACAGCTACAACCAACGGAACAATTACCGACTTTGACGGTAACTTTACCCTTTCCGTTCCTGCTCATTCAACTTTAAAGATTTCGTATATCGGCTACAAACCCGTGACCGTGAAAGCGGCTGCTTCTATCCGTGTATTATTAGAAGAAGACACACAAATGGTGGACGAAGTCGTCGTGACCGGCTACACCACCCAACGCAAAGCCGATTTGACCGGTGCCGTCTCCGTAGTCAAGGTGGACGATATACAGAAACAAGGTGAGAACAATCCCGTGAAAGCCCTTCAAGGCCGTGTCCCCGGTATGAACATCACTACTGACGGTAACCCGAGTGGTTCCGCTACCGTACGTATCCGCGGTATCGGTACGTTGAATAACAACGACCCTCTTTACATTGTCGACGGAGTGCCTACTAAATCGGGGATGCACGAACTGAACGGAAACGACATCGAATCCATCCAAGTATTGAAAGATGCTGCTTCCGCATCTATCTACGGTTCGCGTGCTGCCAACGGCGTGATTATTATTACTACCAAACAAGGCAAGAAAGGACAGATTAAAGTAAACTTTGACGCTTCCGTTTCGGCTTCTATGTATCAGACCAAGTTAGAAATGATGAATACCGAGCAGTACGGCCGTACCTTGTGGCAGGCTAATGTTAATAGCGGCAAGAATCCGAACGCCAATCCTATCGGTTATAATTATAACTGGGGATACGATAGCAATGGCACTCCGGTACTTCATGGAATGTCATTACCCAAATTCATTGATTCGGAAAATACCATTGCCGTAGGCGATACCGACTGGTTCGACGAAATCACCCGTACCGGATTTATCCAGCAATATAATCTTTCTATCAGCAACGGTACTGAAAGAGGAAACTATTTCTTCTCATTAGGCTATTATAAAAATGACGGTTTGATTAAGTATACAAACTTCGACCGTATCTCTGCCCGTATGAATGCCGACTTTAAGGTAATCGGCGACCTTCTTACCATTGGTGAGAACTTTACCCTGAACCGCACTACTGAAGTGCAGGCACCGGGCAACTTGCTGAGTGATGCCATGATTTCACTTCCGATGATTCCCGTACATACGGTAGACGGAAAAGGATGGGGCGGCCCTAACAAAAGTATGCCCGACCGTCAGAATATTGCCCGCGTGCTGCATGACAATAAAGACAACCGTTACACATACTGGCGTATCTTCGGCAACGCTTATGCCAACCTGCATCCGTTCAAAGGATTCAATATCCGCACCAACTTCGGTTTGGACTATGCACAGAAATATCAACGCAACTTTGTATTACCCTACAAAAACGGCGTTCTGGAAAACAGCACCAATGGCGTGACCATGAAACAGGAACATTTCACCAAATGGATGTGGAATGCCATTGCTACTTACGAACTGGAAGTCGGTAAACATCGCGGAGACGTCATGGGTGGTATGGAGTTGAACCGTGAAGACGACATCGACCTGGCCTCTTATCGTGAAGACTTTGCAGTCATCGACCCCAACTACATGTACCCCAGCGCAGGCACCGGACTGGCGCAAGCCACAGGCGGCGCAGGTGGCTTCTCACTGGTTTCTTTCTTTGGCAAGTTGAACTACTCTTATGATGAGAAATATCTCGCATCATTCACCATTCGTCGTGACGGATCTTCCCGTTTCGGTAAGAACAACAAATATGCGAACTTCCCTTCCGTTTCCGTAGGATGGCGTATCAGCCAGGAGGCTTTCATGGAAAAGACACGGAGCGTAGTGGATGATTTGAAAATCCGTTTTGCATGGGGACAGACCGGTAACCAGGAAATTGAGAACAACGGTCGTTTCTCCCTGTATAACTCCAATTACGGAACAGGCGAACCGCCCACATACGGAACTGCCTATGACATCATCGGCAATAACGGCGGTCTGATCCTTCCTTCCGGTTTCAAACGCGACCAGTTGGCCAATGACGATCTGAAATGGGAGACGACAACGCAGACGAACGTCGGAATCGACTTCACACTCTTCAACCAAAGTCTGTATGGCTCTGCCGAATACTTCTATAAGAAAACAACGGACATACTGCTGAAACCGTCCTACATCGCCGTATTGGGAGAAGGTGGAGCGCATTGGCGAAATGCAGGCTCTATGGAAAACAAAGGTTTCGAAATCAATTTGGGCTATCGTAACAAAACAAGATTCGGACTAAGCTATGACATCAGCGCCAACTTGGGAAGCTATCGTAACAAGGTTCTTTTCGTGCCTGCCGAAGTGGCTTCTACCGGAGATTTTGGTGGTGACGGTGCTATGAATATCATCGGTCATGCCTATCAGATGAGAGCCGGATATATTGCCGACGGCATCTTCAAGACACAGGAAGAAGTGGACAATCATGCCGACCAAACGGGAAAGGGCATTGGCCGTATCCGCTACCGGGATGTAGATGGCAATGGAGTAATCGACCAAAATGACCGTACATGGATTGGTAATCCGAACCCCGACTTTACGTATGGTATCAACATCTATCTGGAATATAAGAATTTTGATTTCACCATGTTCTGGCAAGGTGTACAAGGAGTGGATGTAGTCAATGACGTGAAGAAGAATACAGATTTCTGGTCGGTAGGAGACATGAACGCCAATCGCGGTACACGCCTGCTGAATGCATGGTCGCCATCGAATCCTTCTTCCACGATTCCGGCATTATCTGTTGACGACCTGAATGATGAAAAACGTTTCTCCAGTTACTTTGTGGAAAACGGCTCTTATCTGAAACTTCGTAATTTGCAATTGGGCTACACCCTGCCTGCTGCCATTTCCAAGAAGATTTGCATGGAACGCCTGCGTTTCTACTTCAGTGCACAGAACCTGTTGACTATCAAGAGCAAGAACTTTACCGGCCTCGACCCTGAAGACAAGGATAAAGGTTTTGCTTATCCGATTCCTATGAATCTCACGTTCGGATTCAATATCGGTTTTTAA
- a CDS encoding DUF4980 domain-containing protein — MNVFLPLKKLQTLLICFTLMTVSLSVQATGSSLSIRNLGEGYCLVRVNTNQKYLLLPVEDASPDVRINMIVNNKEVKNFDVRLAINKVDYFVPVDLSDYSGQLISFKFKLNSNDPVRVNLSPDNTACCKEMKLSDTFDTSNREKFRPLYHFSPLYGWMNDPNGMVYKDGEYHLFYQYNPYGSKWGNMNWGHAISKDLVNWEHRPVAIAPDAFGTIFSGSAVVDHNNTAGFGAGAIIAIYTQNGDRQVQSIAYSTDNGRSFTKYENNPVLVSEARDFRDPKVFWYEGTKRWIQVLAVGQEMQIFSSPNLKDWTFESSFGEGYGAHGNVWECPDLFELPVEGTNEKKWVLLCSLGDGPFGDSATQYFVGSFDGKKFVCDNQPEATKWMDWGKDHYATVTWSDAPDNRRIAIAWMSNWQYANDVPTSQYRSPNSVPRDLSLFSIDGGIYLKSAPSPELLKLRDISKKRSFKVSGTRTVKEMIPGNEGAYEIELTIKNQHADIIGFRLYNDKGEEVDMQYDMKENKFSMDRRKSGDVSFNENFPMLTWTAIESGRNELKLRLFVDKSSVEAFGDDGRFAMTNQVFPSEPYRHIDFYSKGGAYKVDSFVVYRLKQ; from the coding sequence ATGAATGTATTTTTGCCTTTAAAAAAACTTCAGACCCTTCTGATTTGTTTTACGCTTATGACTGTCTCACTCTCTGTCCAAGCGACCGGTTCTTCCTTATCCATCCGGAATTTGGGAGAAGGTTATTGCCTGGTGCGTGTCAACACGAATCAGAAATACCTGCTGTTGCCCGTAGAAGATGCGTCTCCCGATGTACGTATCAATATGATCGTTAATAATAAAGAAGTAAAGAACTTCGATGTCCGGCTGGCTATCAATAAAGTGGATTACTTTGTTCCGGTAGACCTTTCCGACTACTCCGGCCAACTGATTTCTTTCAAATTCAAACTGAACTCGAACGACCCGGTTCGTGTCAACCTTTCACCGGACAACACGGCCTGCTGCAAGGAAATGAAGCTATCCGACACGTTCGATACTTCTAACCGTGAAAAGTTCCGCCCCCTGTACCATTTCTCACCCCTCTACGGATGGATGAACGACCCGAACGGAATGGTATATAAAGACGGTGAATATCACCTGTTCTATCAATACAATCCTTATGGCTCCAAATGGGGGAATATGAACTGGGGACATGCCATCAGCAAAGACCTGGTCAATTGGGAACACCGTCCGGTTGCCATTGCTCCCGATGCTTTCGGAACGATATTCAGCGGCTCGGCAGTAGTAGACCATAACAATACCGCCGGCTTCGGCGCAGGCGCAATCATCGCCATCTATACACAAAACGGCGACCGCCAGGTACAAAGCATCGCTTACAGCACCGACAACGGGCGTTCGTTTACCAAATACGAAAACAACCCCGTCCTGGTTTCCGAAGCCCGCGACTTCCGCGACCCGAAAGTCTTTTGGTACGAAGGAACAAAACGTTGGATTCAAGTGCTTGCCGTAGGACAGGAAATGCAAATTTTCTCTTCTCCGAACTTGAAAGACTGGACATTTGAAAGCAGCTTCGGCGAAGGATACGGCGCCCACGGTAATGTGTGGGAATGTCCCGACCTCTTCGAACTTCCCGTGGAAGGAACAAATGAAAAGAAATGGGTACTGCTTTGCAGTCTCGGTGACGGCCCTTTCGGAGATTCCGCCACTCAATATTTTGTCGGCAGCTTCGACGGAAAGAAATTTGTCTGTGACAACCAGCCGGAAGCTACCAAATGGATGGACTGGGGAAAAGACCATTACGCCACCGTAACCTGGAGCGATGCTCCCGACAACCGCCGTATCGCTATCGCATGGATGAGCAACTGGCAGTATGCCAACGACGTCCCGACTTCCCAATACCGCAGCCCGAACTCCGTTCCCCGCGACTTGAGCCTGTTCTCCATAGACGGTGGGATTTATCTCAAATCCGCCCCTTCTCCCGAACTGTTGAAACTGCGCGACATTTCAAAGAAACGTTCGTTCAAAGTAAGCGGAACACGCACGGTCAAAGAAATGATTCCGGGCAACGAAGGTGCTTACGAAATAGAACTGACCATCAAGAACCAACATGCAGACATTATCGGCTTCCGTCTCTACAATGATAAAGGCGAAGAAGTAGATATGCAATATGACATGAAAGAGAACAAATTCTCTATGGACCGTCGTAAAAGCGGAGATGTCAGCTTCAACGAAAATTTCCCGATGCTGACATGGACGGCTATTGAAAGCGGAAGGAACGAATTGAAACTTCGCCTGTTTGTCGATAAATCAAGTGTAGAAGCCTTTGGAGACGACGGACGTTTTGCGATGACCAACCAGGTATTCCCGTCGGAACCTTACCGCCATATCGACTTTTATAGCAAGGGCGGAGCTTATAAGGTAGATTCGTTTGTGGTTTACCGGTTGAAGCAATAG
- a CDS encoding RagB/SusD family nutrient uptake outer membrane protein, protein MKKRKLYISLLLAASLLTTTGCNDFLDRNLQGSLTQEEITTPEYVDNLVIAAYAYMVTGQDMNAPFSLWPYGNVRSDDAYKGGLNSEDGSHFHFLEIGKGITTDNWAFDDIWYRFYCGVSRANAALNSLNSIDEANYPLKQARIGEMRFLRGHYMFMLKEMFKNIVIVDETVPTEQYTKISNVQYTSDEQWQKIADDFKFAFQNLPDTWIQDGQTIKGRPTRAAASAYLAKTMLYKAYRQNEKNEVTEINEDDLKAVLAYTDDAIMKAGGFSLEQDYSMNFLPQYENGRESIWAVQYSENDGTKYGNLNFGDQLTAPQGIGCCDFHKPSQNLVNAFKTSVDGFPLVGSYDTENYNSATDPVDPRLFHTVAVPGFPYKYNEKYTFDESWSRNKTFYGTYASLKENVDKDCTCLKKVGVFYANSLNHIVLRYADVLLMRAEALIELHRYQEALPLINEVRNRAAKSTVLIFDYNARFKVSPYAGFASEEIAREALQWERRLEFAMEGSRFFDLVRWGIADKVINNYYRTETARRSYYGEAVFTKNKNEYLPIPQKQINYSGNLYKQNYGW, encoded by the coding sequence ATGAAAAAGAGAAAACTATATATATCATTGCTGTTGGCAGCTTCCTTATTGACCACTACCGGTTGTAATGATTTTCTAGACCGGAATCTGCAAGGCTCCCTCACGCAGGAAGAAATCACGACGCCCGAATATGTGGACAATCTCGTTATTGCCGCTTATGCCTATATGGTGACAGGGCAGGACATGAATGCCCCGTTCAGCCTTTGGCCGTATGGAAATGTCCGTTCGGACGACGCATACAAGGGCGGGCTCAACTCCGAAGACGGCTCACACTTCCACTTCCTTGAGATAGGAAAAGGAATCACGACCGACAACTGGGCTTTTGATGATATCTGGTATCGTTTTTATTGCGGTGTCTCCCGTGCAAACGCGGCATTGAATTCACTCAACTCGATTGATGAAGCCAACTATCCTTTGAAACAGGCACGCATCGGAGAAATGCGTTTCCTGCGCGGCCACTATATGTTTATGCTTAAAGAGATGTTCAAGAATATTGTGATTGTGGACGAAACGGTTCCGACAGAACAATACACAAAGATTTCTAACGTGCAATATACCAGTGACGAGCAATGGCAGAAGATTGCCGACGACTTTAAGTTTGCTTTCCAAAACCTGCCGGACACTTGGATACAGGACGGGCAAACCATAAAAGGACGTCCCACCCGTGCCGCAGCTTCCGCCTATCTGGCAAAAACAATGCTTTACAAAGCCTACCGTCAGAATGAAAAGAATGAAGTGACGGAAATTAATGAAGATGACCTGAAAGCCGTATTGGCTTATACGGACGACGCGATAATGAAAGCGGGCGGTTTCAGCCTGGAGCAGGATTACTCCATGAACTTTCTGCCGCAATACGAAAATGGCAGAGAGTCCATCTGGGCAGTTCAATACTCGGAGAATGACGGAACTAAATATGGTAATCTGAACTTTGGCGACCAACTGACTGCTCCGCAGGGAATCGGTTGCTGTGACTTCCACAAGCCGAGCCAAAACCTGGTGAATGCATTCAAGACCAGTGTGGATGGATTTCCTTTGGTCGGTTCTTATGATACCGAAAATTATAACAGTGCAACAGACCCGGTAGATCCCCGCCTGTTCCACACGGTAGCTGTTCCGGGTTTCCCCTATAAGTATAATGAGAAATATACTTTCGATGAAAGTTGGAGCCGCAACAAGACCTTCTATGGTACATATGCGTCGCTGAAAGAAAATGTGGATAAAGACTGTACCTGTCTGAAAAAGGTCGGTGTGTTCTATGCCAACTCGCTGAACCATATCGTGCTACGCTATGCAGATGTGCTGTTGATGCGTGCCGAAGCCTTGATTGAGCTTCACCGTTACCAGGAAGCATTGCCTTTGATTAATGAAGTGCGCAACCGTGCCGCCAAGAGCACAGTATTGATTTTCGACTATAATGCCCGTTTCAAAGTATCTCCGTATGCCGGTTTTGCATCGGAAGAAATAGCTCGCGAAGCATTACAGTGGGAACGCCGTTTGGAATTTGCCATGGAAGGAAGCCGCTTCTTCGACCTGGTACGTTGGGGGATTGCCGATAAAGTAATAAACAACTATTACCGTACCGAGACTGCACGCCGTTCTTATTATGGCGAAGCTGTATTCACGAAGAACAAGAATGAATATCTGCCTATCCCGCAGAAGCAGATAAATTACAGCGGTAACCTGTACAAGCAGAATTATGGCTGGTAA
- a CDS encoding glycoside hydrolase family 32 protein — protein sequence MKTMIFSILSLGLSLSFAACGDDDNPVITDRQLEQTTTYFTRSEPDSYFTYYKPQVGYVGDPMPFFDPVSKEFRILYLQDWRDGAATFHPIHCVATKDAASYISFGEAIPCGALTEQDPAIGTGGTIYADGTYYTFYTGHKFNYKGDQKKEVLMLATSADCRTWTKDHSFRLEAPEGYNPNEFRDPHVFRDEDAGLYRMVVSAIRNGKSVIAHFTSTDLRNWTVQEPFFNNIWGRFYECPDVFKMGDYWYMIYSDKDETRMVQYFFAPTLAGLMGLPDNGYPGYLPREGKLEGTSFYAGKTASDGNDRYLWGWCATREGKDNAANADWAGALVAHKLVQNADGTLSLDVPAAINAKYTQAVVWEEKARTGEVSGNASAYTLKAGASVRFGRLQDNNKIEMTVKAPENSEAVFGVSFVDCTDRNVKYSLFIEARWNMLKLAKVVTDEKTGEVTERKDITEVPFEKSADGMYRIKMYTEQSVCVLYVNDAFAFTNRVYDLPKNPWSVFCSDGEVTVSEIKLSTY from the coding sequence ATGAAAACTATGATATTCAGTATATTGTCACTGGGACTTTCCTTATCGTTCGCTGCTTGCGGCGACGATGACAATCCGGTCATCACCGACCGTCAGTTGGAACAGACTACTACCTATTTCACCCGTTCCGAACCGGATAGTTATTTCACCTACTACAAGCCGCAAGTAGGCTATGTAGGTGACCCGATGCCATTCTTCGACCCGGTGAGCAAGGAATTCCGTATCCTTTATCTTCAGGACTGGCGTGACGGTGCGGCTACTTTCCACCCCATTCATTGCGTCGCTACAAAAGATGCGGCTTCTTATATTTCCTTTGGTGAAGCAATCCCCTGCGGAGCATTGACAGAACAAGACCCTGCCATAGGCACCGGCGGTACGATTTATGCCGACGGCACTTATTATACTTTCTACACCGGACATAAGTTCAACTATAAAGGCGACCAAAAGAAAGAAGTGTTGATGCTGGCTACCTCTGCCGATTGCCGCACATGGACTAAAGACCACTCTTTCCGTCTCGAAGCGCCCGAAGGATATAATCCGAATGAATTCCGCGACCCGCATGTGTTCCGTGACGAAGATGCTGGACTCTACCGCATGGTGGTGTCTGCCATTAGAAACGGCAAATCGGTCATCGCTCATTTTACTTCCACCGACTTGCGCAACTGGACTGTGCAGGAGCCTTTCTTCAACAATATATGGGGACGATTCTACGAATGCCCGGATGTATTTAAGATGGGAGACTACTGGTACATGATTTACTCCGACAAAGACGAAACCCGCATGGTGCAATACTTCTTTGCGCCTACACTGGCCGGACTGATGGGATTGCCGGATAACGGTTATCCCGGCTATCTGCCTCGTGAAGGAAAGTTGGAAGGTACTTCATTCTATGCCGGAAAGACGGCAAGCGACGGGAACGACCGTTATCTTTGGGGATGGTGCGCCACTCGTGAAGGGAAAGACAATGCAGCCAATGCCGACTGGGCAGGCGCTTTGGTAGCCCATAAACTGGTACAGAACGCAGATGGCACGTTGAGCCTGGATGTCCCCGCCGCAATTAATGCCAAATATACACAGGCAGTTGTGTGGGAAGAAAAAGCTAGGACAGGAGAGGTGAGTGGGAATGCTTCAGCCTATACCTTGAAAGCAGGGGCTTCCGTTCGCTTCGGACGTTTGCAGGATAATAATAAGATAGAAATGACGGTGAAAGCACCCGAAAACAGTGAAGCCGTATTCGGAGTTTCGTTTGTAGACTGCACCGACCGTAATGTGAAATACAGTCTCTTTATCGAAGCTCGATGGAATATGCTGAAACTTGCCAAAGTAGTGACAGACGAGAAGACCGGAGAAGTGACCGAACGGAAAGACATCACGGAAGTTCCTTTTGAGAAATCCGCCGATGGTATGTACCGCATCAAGATGTACACGGAGCAATCTGTTTGTGTATTATACGTCAACGATGCTTTCGCATTCACCAATCGGGTGTATGATTTGCCTAAGAATCCCTGGTCTGTCTTCTGCTCCGACGGCGAAGTGACCGTATCCGAAATTAAATTGAGTACTTATTGA
- a CDS encoding DUF4960 domain-containing protein, which translates to MIQKIYMLFLSALLLLAAGCDDDNTSSLILDNDVWITSFRIGEQAGEIDQVAKTVKVHVPVGTDITNLTPEFTLSEGAAANLKSGTPVDFTLPVVVRVTNGNVFLDYTLTVECDEARITEFKAGAYLGSIDEAGKKIAIYVPLATDVTAMLVSVQASEGATIEPESGDIIDFTSPVVFTVTNRTATAAYTVTVVPTNVKFTGFIGTAASADQLESDDEKAAWTWMKSTIAASEYISFEAVKNGSVDLSRYTAIWWHGDFHPHDNLPSIADDVSAAMRSYFEGGGSLLLTRFATKYAGKWGIALDGREPNNCWGNSVSEAFVTDAPWGVSFKGHEDHPLFRGLALKDGRSDVAYLFDKGYYTTNSTAQWVTQIKEGWADAYSTMVDWREKTGGIDLAASDGDVDADEDRKAVVIAEFPSRDGSGKVICIGSGSYDWYGENGTSDNLYRPNTEKLTRNAIDYLCE; encoded by the coding sequence ATGATACAGAAAATATATATGTTATTCTTGTCGGCACTGCTGCTTTTGGCTGCCGGATGCGATGACGATAATACTTCTTCGCTGATACTGGACAATGACGTGTGGATTACCTCTTTCCGGATTGGCGAACAGGCAGGCGAGATAGACCAGGTAGCCAAAACAGTGAAAGTACACGTTCCGGTAGGTACGGATATTACCAATCTTACTCCCGAATTTACCCTTTCAGAAGGAGCGGCTGCCAATTTGAAAAGCGGCACGCCGGTTGATTTCACACTGCCGGTCGTAGTAAGAGTGACGAACGGAAATGTTTTTCTTGACTATACTCTTACCGTAGAATGTGATGAGGCTCGAATCACTGAGTTTAAAGCCGGAGCATATTTGGGCAGCATTGATGAAGCAGGCAAGAAGATTGCCATCTATGTGCCATTGGCTACGGATGTCACAGCCATGTTGGTAAGCGTTCAGGCAAGCGAGGGAGCTACTATCGAACCCGAATCAGGAGACATCATCGACTTTACCAGTCCGGTCGTATTTACCGTGACCAATCGCACCGCTACTGCTGCCTATACCGTTACTGTCGTACCGACCAACGTTAAGTTTACAGGTTTCATCGGCACGGCTGCTTCTGCCGACCAGTTGGAAAGCGATGACGAAAAGGCTGCATGGACTTGGATGAAGAGCACTATCGCAGCGTCAGAGTACATATCTTTCGAAGCCGTAAAGAATGGAAGTGTCGATTTAAGCCGTTACACAGCTATTTGGTGGCATGGAGATTTCCATCCGCATGACAATCTCCCATCTATAGCCGACGACGTTTCTGCTGCCATGCGCTCTTACTTCGAAGGCGGGGGCAGCCTGTTGCTGACACGTTTTGCTACGAAGTATGCAGGTAAATGGGGAATTGCATTGGACGGTAGGGAACCGAATAACTGTTGGGGTAATTCTGTATCGGAAGCCTTTGTGACAGATGCCCCCTGGGGAGTTTCATTCAAAGGACATGAAGACCATCCGTTATTCCGCGGACTGGCATTGAAAGACGGACGTTCGGATGTGGCTTACCTGTTCGATAAAGGATATTATACAACGAACAGTACTGCACAGTGGGTGACGCAAATCAAGGAAGGTTGGGCTGATGCATACTCTACAATGGTAGACTGGAGAGAGAAGACAGGTGGTATCGACCTTGCCGCTTCGGATGGCGATGTAGATGCGGATGAAGACAGAAAGGCGGTGGTAATAGCCGAATTCCCGTCGCGTGATGGCAGCGGTAAAGTAATCTGTATCGGCTCAGGCTCTTACGACTGGTATGGTGAGAACGGAACCAGCGACAACCTGTACCGTCCGAATACGGAGAAGTTAACCAGGAATGCTATCGACTATTTATGTGAATAA